The following coding sequences lie in one Trichoderma breve strain T069 chromosome 1, whole genome shotgun sequence genomic window:
- a CDS encoding heterokaryon incompatibility protein (HET) domain-containing protein, with amino-acid sequence MSPDRPRDRPLAFYAPRVTGNSKLLAEFEHTCRVCNNFKHCEDFERVHALEARRTPRTRIRGDPEFYIIEIFTNHLLRDGKDGDDGLGGKIIDDADRLRDCPYCRLLFDSLNHFFKDSTVNWREDARENPTLIVQVKVRPGQPLILNCATAFIVHHEFTLIRADLEVFIMDRRSLTDSDFPRAELTTPEDDDSHRHRASEGFFRYWFRGCSRYKDATDQCYNTPNRLLYIDYDNDEVVLWECLSNPTGFPDVPDPIEYATLSHTWLNTDPEAPKLLTSNMDEWKEGQTISGLPAAIRDAARVAHLNDIHFLFIDSMCIIQDSHEDLRVQNPMISNYFRDSILTIVAASAVTPNDGFLHPPKKDWITKKLQFVAPSGAEATLTLRRKYSRPETSFDTLDKASHIVTVAPGSFRRTGPLYGRHWCLTEGLLGTRVIHFTSGGIMCQCRRHDCTREGVKEYDRSDWSRGMPERYGARDASELWFHAVEFHTSCKKLRGEDRLAKLSTLASMSDMGIQDRYVAGLWWKSMTTGLLWEVSLRRSQTNTNVTKITLPFTTQKAPSFSWASVDAPVVWRDNYWTSRAEARVVGCGSIPKDTDDPCGSVNGAWIRMEGFMFKCEISQTLEGAGGDRFQYAYFRGKDDNRVKAYPFVGDGALVTVKAKGALDRLRKRHVSKISRRLRKKGLLKEGEINPLHTRAFLTRNHDEFKPNRLGRKTTRGVAFILCIRQRGDYDEDREGIVFDRWDGLVLTRSMRYPGAFERIGCIRDVPSTLLDLKDQFYGATIV; translated from the coding sequence ATGTCTCCAGATCGTCCTCGAGATCGTCCTCTAGCATTTTATGCACCTCGAGTTACCGGCAATAGCAAGCTACTTGCCGAATTCGAGCACACATGTCGTGTCTGCAACAACTTCAAACACTGCGAAGACTTTGAACGAGTACACGCGTTAGAGGCCCGTCGTACTCCGCGAACTCGAATCCGCGGTGACCCTGAATTCTACATCATCGAGATTTTCACGAATCACCTTCTCCGTGATGGcaaggatggtgatgacggccTGGGTGGCAAGATAATCGATGATGCCGACAGGCTCCGTGATTGCCCGTACTGCCGATTACTATTCGATTCTCTCAATCATTTCTTCAAAGATAGCACCGTGAACTGGAGAGAGGATGCCCGAGAGAATCCCACCCTCATTGTCCAAGTCAAGGTTCGGCCTGGTCAGCCCCTGATTCTGAACTGCGCCACGGCCTTCATTGTTCACCACGAATTCACTCTTATTCGAGCCGATCTTGAAGTCTTCATTATGGATCGGCGTTCCTTGACCGATTCTGACTTTCCTCGCGCGGAGCTGACAACCCCGGAAGATGATGACTCGCATAGGCACCGTGCAAGTGAAGGCTTTTTTCGATACTGGTTCCGAGGCTGCTCTCGTTATAAGGACGCTACCGATCAATGCTATAACACCCCTAACCGATTGTTGTATATTGACTACGACAACGATGAAGTCGTATTGTGGGAATGTCTCTCCAACCCGACCGGGTTTCCAGACGTCCCGGATCCGATAGAGTACGCGACATTGAGCCATACTTGGCTCAACACTGACCCAGAGGCTCCTAAGCTCCTCACCTCCAATATGGACGAGTGGAAAGAGGGTCAGACGATTTCCGGCTTGCCAGCAGCCATTAGAGACGCTGCCAGAGTTGCCCACCTCAATGATATTCATTTCCTCTTCATAGACTCCATGTGCATCATCCAGGATAGCCATGAGGATCTGAGAGTGCAAAATCCCATGATAAGCAACTACTTTCGGGATTCCATCCTGACCATTGTCGCGGCATCCGCTGTTACACCAAATGACGggtttcttcatcctccaaaGAAGGACTGGATCACCAAGAAGCTTCAATTTGTAGCTCCAAGCGGCGCCGAAGCTACCCTGACACTGCGCAGGAAGTATTCCCGCCCAGAGACTTCCTTCGATACCCTCGACAAGGCGTCACATATTGTCACTGTTGCTCCCGGATCGTTTCGACGAACCGGCCCGCTCTATGGGCGACATTGGTGCCTTACCGAAGGCCTCTTGGGCACTCGTGTGATTCACTTCACTTCGGGAGGCATCATGTGCCAGTGCAGACGCCATGACTGTACTCGCGAAGGAGTGAAGGAATATGACAGATCTGATTGGTCTCGAGGGATGCCCGAGCGATACGGGGCACGCGATGCGTCGGAACTGTGGTTTCATGCTGTCGAGTTCCATACCTCGTGCAAAAAGCTCCGCGGAGAAGATAGGCTCGCAAAGTTATCTACCTTGGCCTCCATGTCCGACATGGGCATTCAAGACCGGTATGTCGCAGGCCTTTGGTGGAAGAGCATGACCACGGGTCTGCTATGGGAAGTGAGCTTGCGCCGATCACAAACTAACACGAACGTGACCAAGATAACTCTGCCATTCACCACACAAAAGGCGCCATCCTTTTCCTGGGCCTCTGTTGACGCTCCGGTTGTGTGGCGAGACAATTACTGGACTTCCAGGGCTGAGGCAAGAGTAGTTGGATGTGGCAGCATCCCAAAGGATACCGATGACCCTTGTGGCAGCGTTAATGGTGCTTGGATTCGTATGGAAGGTTTCATGTTCAAATGTGAAATCAGCCAGACGCTCGAGGGTGCTGGTGGAGATCGCTTCCAGTACGCCTACTTTCGTGGCAAGGACGATAACAGGGTCAAGGCATATCCGtttgttggagatggtgcGCTTGTCACGGTCAAGGCCAAAGGTGCCTTGGACCGGCTGCGCAAAAGACATGTTTCCAAGATTTCACGGCGCTTGCGCAAAAAGGGGCTTCtgaaagaaggagaaatcAATCCTCTCCATACGCGTGCATTCTTGACGCGGAACCATGACGAGTTCAAGCCGAATAGGCTGGGACGCAAGACGACTAGGGGAGTGGCGTTTATACTCTGCATCAGACAAAGAGGAGATTATGACGAGGATCGTGAAGGAATCGTGTTCGATAGGTGGGATGGGTTGGTGTTGACCCGGTCAATGAGGTATCCTGGAGCCTTTGAGCGGATCGGTTGCATTAGAGATGTGCCGAGCACGTTACTTGATTTGAAGGATCAGTTTTATGGCGCCACAATAGTGTAG
- a CDS encoding glycosyl hydrolase catalytic core domain-containing protein: protein MAMRFLATAGVLLSPLLAAAAPSAKRGLIFIPNSTTLQDNSIWVQTGSDLTWYYNYGNLPSSDYASIPQSRFEFVPMMWGVGPNPSQDFAFHDSVINLINSGTNITHVMSFNEPDAPSSWGGSDVTPHNAALAWIANFIPLQQRGIKIGAPATTGAPSGLDWLHQFFGNCTQLIGRDCPYDFVSLHWYDNFDGLKAHISDYTAAFPGKKLWVTEYAYANQPLAATQQFFNTSASYMDGLSNLERYSYFGAFRSNVSNVGPNATFLNNAGRLTDIGSLYLGGGLTGVLPTSNS from the exons ATGGCCATGCGCTTCCTCGCCACCGCCGGCGTGCTGCTCTCGCCTCTCCTCGCGGCCGCCGCTCCGTCAGCAAAGCGCggcctcatcttcattccCAACTCGACGACCCTGCAAGACAACTCCATCTGGGTGCAGACGGGCTCCGACCTGACGTGGTACTACAACTATGGCAACCTGCCCAGCTCCGACTACGCCTCCATACCTCAGTCGAGATTCGAGTTTGTGCCCATGATGTGGGGAGTTGGACCGAACCCTTCGCAGGACTTTGCTTTCCATGACAGTGTTATCAATCTTATCAACAGTGGTACCAATATTACTCACGTCATGAGCTTCAATGAGCCTGATGCTCCGTCTTCGTGGGGTGGCAGCGATGTGACACCACACAACGCTGCTCTTGCTTGGATCGCCAATTTCATTCCTTTACAACAACGTGGCATCAAGATAGGAGCTCCTGCCACAACTGGGGCACCTTCAGGGCTTGATTGGCTTCATCAGTTCTTTGGAAACTGCACTCAGCTCATCGGCAGGGATTGCCCGTATGACTTTGTGTCGTTGCATTGGTATGACAACTTTGATGGGTTGAAGGCCCACATTAGCGACTACACCGCAGC ATTCCCCGGTAAGAAGCTCTGGGTGACGGAATACGCCTATGCCAACCAGCCCCTGGCCGCGACGCAGCAGTTCTTCAACACCAGCGCCAGCTACATGGACGGCCTGAGCAATTTGGAGCGATACAGCTACTTCGGCGCCTTCCGGTCCAACGTTAGCAATGTCGGACCCAATGCGACGTTTTTGAACAATGCGGGACGGCTGACGGACATTGGATCGCTGTATCTCGGCGGTGGCCTGACTGGAGTGCTTCCTACATCGAACTCGTAG